From the genome of Brassica oleracea var. oleracea cultivar TO1000 chromosome C4, BOL, whole genome shotgun sequence:
TCTGGTTAGAGGAAAAGAGGGAAGGAAGGAAGGAACAGATCTTGAAGGAGAAGCGGTCCAGAGGAATGAAACAGTGCCCGTGACAACAGGTTATTATTTAATTAGACCTTTTCTTCATACCATAGTTGGAATATTCTATTTATCTCATTTTCATATATTTATTATCTACATAATTAGTTTTTTTGAAACATTTCATTTTATTGGGGTTTGTTTCTGTTGTCCCTTTGACTAACGAACTAATATTTGTTTTTGAGTGCATCAGATGTTTATTTTGTTATATGCACGTCTAATTTATTTATCCCATAACATTCTAACTTACCATTATTGATCTCTATTTTATCACATGATCATGATGACGACGGCTTAACAAAATTAAATCCCAAGTATCTTAAATCCACAGCCGATTGTGGTTAATGAAACACTCGTTTTGGTTTAAACAATTAATATATATATGGCGTATAATCTCCAAAATATAATTTTCTTTGTTAAAATATCTATGGTGTTTTAGATATTATTATAATATTTATTTCTAAAAGTTAAAATAAATACTAAATTGTCTATTAAGATCACATAATTATCATTTTTATAATGACTACTTTTATCTATTTTTACACGAATAGCAAATACTCAATTTTCAAAAGAAAAGTCATTTTGTTTTGTTGCTTTCTTTTTTTTAAGTTTAGATTACTCAAGTTTGAGATATGAAGGCATGGCAATGAAGAAGAACAAGTGGATTGCACGTTTACTAATAGTCGGTGGCTGGACTCTCTAAGACTATAAGCTATACCCCTTTAGATTTCCCACATAGATGAACTTCTAGAATTTATGACCCTAACATGAAATTGTTGGATATTAATCTTTATTTTAGGGAATTTGCACTCTATAGCGTAAAAAAATTAATAATTAGTTGCATGACACTTTACCCTAATATGCTACGATGCATTGTGTATTTTCTGTAATAATGCATTTATACCCCTAGTAGCAACCAGTGACGGAGATGTGAATCGACGTGGGTCGAAACTATAAAAAGTATTGGAGGTTTCATAATTAACAAGAGGGTCAAACTGTTAAAAATGAACCAATTAATCTATATTTGTTACAATTATATGCATACATTAAGTTAAGTTCAGGAATTGATGTGGGTCAGTTGATCCCCCTATTTGTATACTAGCTCCGTCACTGGTAGCAACTGGTTACACCTGCTAAATAAAAAAAATAAAAATGCTTTTTACCTTATTTCTTTTTAATCCGTGGACACACAAAGATAAAGATAACATATTATATAAGATTTTCAGATTTGTGGTGAAAGTTGCCGGGAAGTACTCAGTTCACGGTGTAGTTTTGGGCGAACGGATTTAGAATGATGCCCTTATGAAAGGGAGTAATACGTGTCGCACTTTTTTTTTAAATATATTTTTTCACTGAATTTTCCTAACACGATTTTAATGAGGCATCACCTAATTTTAAACTTATTGTTTCCTTCAAAAAAAATTATCTTTGCGGTATTCGTTACAGTGCGCACACTAGCTTTTTTTTTATCAAATGAGAATATATTTCTTATTTTTAAAATAGTTTGACTAGTTGCAATGCCTTAAAAGTATAAATCTGCATCATCAATATCTCTCGTTAATGGAAATAGAGAGTACTAGAAAGACTGAGACGAAGAACACAGTACAAAAGCAAAAACTTCAAAAGGAAAATATCGTGACGATAATGTGTTGCGAAGAGAAATATTATGCGTGGTTATTCGATGAATAAGAAACCAGTTATATGGAGAGATACAATCAAAAGATTTAGTCTTATATAAAGATTAAAAAATACCTAGAATATTTTAGAAGATAAAATTCGTCAGAAAAAATGACTAGGATAGCACTAACAAAGTTTTTGTCACAAATATAACCTATAAGAATAAAAATGACAAAAATAGCACTTAATGTTTTATCAAAACAGATAAATATACATTTATACCCCAATGGTAAATTAATTTAGACATTAGAGTTTAGAGTTAAGGGGTGGGGTTTAGGGTTTAGGGTTTAGAATTTAGAGTTTAGAGTTTAGGGTTTAGGGGTGGGGTTTAGGATTTATAGTTAAGGGGTGGGGTTTAGGATTTAGGATTTAGGGTTTAGGATTTAGAGTTTAGATTTTAGGGTTTAGAGTTGGGGAGTGGGGTTTTGGTATAAGATTTCAAATTTTGAAAAATAAAAAAAAATTAAATTTTTCAAAAGATAAAATGCTATTTCGGTCATTTTAGTTTTTGAAAACTATTTTTGTGACATAAACTTAGAAATATGCTATTTTGGAGATTTGTCCAATTCGTAATGGTCATTTACATATGTAATCCATAACATTTACAAGTCTACACATTCTAAGAATTAAGCAAAGTATTAAATAAAGTTAGTCCTAATAAATGAGCTATCATAATTCATTAGCTCTACTGAATTTAGTTTATCATTGTGAACCAATAGGAACAGAGAAAACTACTTTAATAATAAAAAAAATTAAAAAGCTCGCATATATTGACTTGTGAAGTTGATTTTTGTTATTAGCAGAGAGAAGCTCTACGCAGCATAAAAAAAGGTTTTCAGACAAATCTTCGAAACTAGCAGCAGCAGATCTTCTTTATGATGGATCAGGACAACTTCGATCATCGGTATGTTTGTGTCTCTTTCTCCCAAATCAATCGTCTCCTTCAATAGAGTGTATCAACAACAACCATGTTGACTGGAATCACATGGACTTTCTAATTGCATTTTGATTTAGGTGTAATGATTCAGACGAACAAGATCATACTTCAATGACCATTGAGTTTCTCCGTGCACGTTTACTTGCTGAAAGAGCTGTTTCCAAGAGCGCAAGAGCTAAGCTTGATGGCCTCTCTGATAAAGTTCGTATTTTTTTCTGTTTGAATTTGTTGTTAACTTGTTCGTGAACTGTTTTTTTTTTTATGTCTGAATCTTTAGGTAGCAGAGCTGGAAGAACAGCTCAAGATTGCGTCTTTACAGAGAAAAAAGGCTGAACAGGCTACTGCTGATGTCCTTGCTATCCTCGAAGAACACGGGTTTCGTGATGATGCTTATGATTCAAGCTCTGATCAAGAAAGCTACTCTCAGACTACTAACTCAGGTAAGCGTTTCTATCATCTCAGTTTCTGAATTTTTCTGGTGTTGAAAGATTTATTTCCTTTTTTAGTGTCTGCCAAAAGTCTATCATGGAAAGGACGCAGGAGAGAAGCTGGTTCTTCCGAGTCCCGTAATAGGAGACAGAGAGGCTTCGTGTCTGCTTACTTTTCCTCTCCTAGACACCACCGGCAAGGAAGATCTTGTCGACAAATAAAACGCAGCGAGTCAAGGTCTGTTCATTATCTTCCGCTGCTCAGTTGCATATATATATATATATATGAATGGATTGTGCCAATGTCATGTGCTTACAAATTATTTACAATCTCTTTCCAGAACTGTATCTGAAGATCATAAGAGAGATGGAGATACAGTTGTTGATCTTCAAGGAAAAGAAGTGCTTCCTAAAACGAGTGAAGAAGCATCCACAACTGTGGTTGATGTTGTTACTGTGAGGAAGGGGGAAGAAAGCTTGCAGAAGCTGTCATCATGTTCACATGTGTTAGAGAAGGGAAACAGTATGGACGTCAAGTTGGAGAAAGCGTTAAGAAAACGTGCACAAGTTGTTGGATCTTATGAAGATATGGAAGAGACTCAGAAGCAATGGGAGAAGAAGTTCACTGAGAATAAATCATCTCCCCTGGTAATGCCCCCCCTATGTCTCATGCTTTGACCTCAAAAAAGGTATTTTATCTCTCATTAGTTGTGATTATGGTATGTTTCCATGCCTATCTTGTAGGATGTATGTGAGGTAGGAAACCATTCAGATGTGACGGATGAAAGTAATGGAGAAAAAGCTCAAGGTTCCACACTAGTACTACTACCCTCACTCTGTGTTACAAAGTCTATGGATAATTCAGTAACATCACCTGATAAGTGCTGCAAAAGTTGCGGTTCCAAATCTGTGGAACAAAATGCTTCTCCTTCTGGTTCTGGAGAACATATATCTGAGAGTCCTAAAACTGAGTCTTCCCATCCACAGAGCTGTAAAGGTTTCTCTGAGCCATCAACTATTCGGTCACCTCCTGTTACGAAACTAGATTATCCCTTAGTTCCAGCGGCAAAGGAAAAGTCTGATGCTGTGCTCACTGCGTTGAAGCAAGCTAAGCTGTCTCTGCAAGAGAAACTCAGTAGCTTACATATCAGAAAACCTGAGTATATCTCTGAGAGCTGTTATCCTTCAACCCCAGGTTCATATACGAACACATACGCACTAACTATAGAGCCAACATTTGGTACCACACCATCTCTCCCTGCTTCCAACGTTGGTTCCATGCTAGAGTTTCCTGTTGTCTGTGCTGGACTTTTCAGAGTACCCACTGATTTTTCTCCTGATGCATCAACGAGGAACAGCTTTTTAGCCTCGAGTTCTCAGAAAGCTCTTGTCAACCATTTACCTGAGAGAGACATTCCTTTGTTACCTGGAGTTCAGCTTTTCACCAGAACTTTACTAGACACAGAGCGGCCTTTGACGACCCCATACATTGGTGGACCAAAACTATGGACAGGCTTCAGGGAAGATGGTCAACCGGTTGTGGATACTCAAGAAGCCAGGCTTTATAAAGGCGCGCCAAGGGTTTCAGGGAGTGTCAGAACATCTGGTTTTGAAGGTAACCAACTTTCCTCAACTAGCTTCAGCTTAGAAAGACAAGTAAGTACACATACTCCCCTGTCAATGTCACCTAGTCGACGCGTGTATCCAGATTCAGTTCTGCGTAGTAGAGAAATGTGTTCGACTCCTTATTACACGCGTGCGGTTGGGCTGCCTCCTACTGGTGGTTCAAATGACGACTTATTTAGGCGAGCATGATTGATTCTGTTGTTGTGTACCATGTTTGTAGACTGTACCGGCTTTGTATGAATTTGGACACTACTGTAAAGAAGAGGCAAAAAGTGATGTATGTGATTCATAGCTTTTGTAATTATAGGTCATCAGTACGGTGGTTTTAAATCAAGTTTTCTTGGTTGTTTTGTATCTTCATTTGATAGATTAGTGAGTTTATACATAATTAGTTTTTTGAAACATTTCATTTTATTTGGGGTTTGTTTTTGTTGTCCCTTTGACTAACAAACTAATATTTGTTTTTGAGTGCATCAGATGTTTATTTTGTTACTAGGGGTTGGTCCGGCGGGTGATTTTACACTAAAATAATTTTATATCAAAATATATTTTAATGCTATAAAATATTTGAAATTTTATTTTTTACTGGATATAATAAATGTAATCTCTTTTTATTCTAAAATTATATTTTAAATTTTATTAGATTTTGTTGGTTTTGAATTAAAAAGACCACTAACAATTCTTTTTTGAAAACACAAAATTATTAAATTAAAAATTAAGGAAAATATAATGATTTATATTTTTTATATTTGATTTTCAATTCAGTTTGATGTAATTGAAGAAATCTAAAGTAAGAACAACTAATATTTTTTTTTATTTCTAAGAGTATCAAATTTTAATATTATTACAATAACTAACTTTTCATGATAATAAATTAATACAACCACCTCTAAGCTAAATCA
Proteins encoded in this window:
- the LOC106336926 gene encoding uncharacterized protein LOC106336926 produces the protein MMDQDNFDHRCNDSDEQDHTSMTIEFLRARLLAERAVSKSARAKLDGLSDKVAELEEQLKIASLQRKKAEQATADVLAILEEHGFRDDAYDSSSDQESYSQTTNSVSAKSLSWKGRRREAGSSESRNRRQRGFVSAYFSSPRHHRQGRSCRQIKRSESRTVSEDHKRDGDTVVDLQGKEVLPKTSEEASTTVVDVVTVRKGEESLQKLSSCSHVLEKGNSMDVKLEKALRKRAQVVGSYEDMEETQKQWEKKFTENKSSPLDVCEVGNHSDVTDESNGEKAQGSTLVLLPSLCVTKSMDNSVTSPDKCCKSCGSKSVEQNASPSGSGEHISESPKTESSHPQSCKGFSEPSTIRSPPVTKLDYPLVPAAKEKSDAVLTALKQAKLSLQEKLSSLHIRKPEYISESCYPSTPGSYTNTYALTIEPTFGTTPSLPASNVGSMLEFPVVCAGLFRVPTDFSPDASTRNSFLASSSQKALVNHLPERDIPLLPGVQLFTRTLLDTERPLTTPYIGGPKLWTGFREDGQPVVDTQEARLYKGAPRVSGSVRTSGFEGNQLSSTSFSLERQVSTHTPLSMSPSRRVYPDSVLRSREMCSTPYYTRAVGLPPTGGSNDDLFRRA